A single Brevundimonas sp. SL130 DNA region contains:
- a CDS encoding DUF721 domain-containing protein — translation MRRPLPTDAEVREILSRRRTRPAPRPAPRAGKALTPLIKKLDEKFGRGAGALEPRWREIVGDRLARVTRPQKLTKGKAGQPGVLELRVAGAAALLVQHQSEDILARVNLFLGAGSVDRLRIAQGPIKPLTEAAARPKRAAKPPPLAAEAEADLAASIADVPEELRAALARLGRATLSRSNDRD, via the coding sequence ATGCGCCGCCCGCTGCCCACAGACGCCGAGGTCCGCGAGATCCTGTCGCGCCGCCGCACCCGCCCGGCGCCGCGCCCAGCGCCGCGCGCCGGCAAGGCCCTGACGCCCCTGATCAAGAAGCTGGACGAGAAGTTCGGTCGCGGCGCCGGCGCGCTGGAGCCCCGCTGGCGCGAGATCGTCGGCGACCGACTGGCCCGCGTCACCCGTCCGCAGAAACTGACCAAGGGCAAGGCCGGCCAGCCCGGCGTGCTGGAGCTGCGCGTCGCCGGCGCCGCCGCCCTGTTGGTCCAGCATCAGTCCGAAGACATCCTGGCCCGGGTGAACCTGTTCCTCGGCGCCGGTTCGGTGGACCGCCTCCGCATCGCCCAGGGCCCGATCAAACCCCTGACCGAGGCCGCCGCCCGGCCCAAACGCGCCGCCAAACCCCCGCCCCTGGCCGCCGAAGCCGAGGCCGATCTGGCCGCCTCCATCGCCGATGTTCCCGAAGAACTGCGCGCCGCCCTGGCCCGCCTGGGCCGCGCGACCCTGTCGCGTTCAAACGACCGCGATTGA